A genomic segment from Tachysurus fulvidraco isolate hzauxx_2018 chromosome 21, HZAU_PFXX_2.0, whole genome shotgun sequence encodes:
- the rxfp3 gene encoding relaxin-3 receptor 1 → MQHSLGMRDDITERNASFLLNKSANHSWADIPERSDLVSDGSAVLRILISTIYSVVCALGLVGNLLVLHLMKSKHAWKKSSINLFVTGLAVTDFQFVLTLPFWAVENALDFTWPFGRAMCKIVSYVTATSMYASVFFLTAMSVARYRSVASALKSGRRRKRPSARCVSALIWTTAVVAALPHAIFSTTATVSNEDLCLVKFPDRNGDAQFWLGLYHLQKVLLGFLVPFGIISVCYLLLLRFVTHKRANASGARRRSKVTKSVTIVVLCFFLCWLPNQALTTWGILIKLNAVHFSYEYYTAQVYVFPVTVCLAHSNSCLNPLLYCLMRREFRRALKELFWQIASPSTTNTRPFTACSKPDPEKQARSVLPLSTPDPGLVFYPPGVVMYNGRNDLLPNST, encoded by the coding sequence ATGCAGCACAGCCTGGGAATGCGCGATGATATTACGGAGCGCAACGCAAGTTTTCTGCTCAACAAAAGCGCGAACCACTCATGGGCTGACATCCCGGAACGAAGCGACTTGGTGAGCGATGGCTCAGCCGTTCTGCGCATCCTCATCTCCACTATTTACTCGGTCGTGTGCGCGCTCGGTTTGGTCGGTAACCTGTTAGTGCTGCACCTCATGAAGTCTAAACACGCGTGGAAAAAGTCGTCCATTAACCTGTTCGTGACCGGGCTTGCGGTGACCGACTTCCAGTTCGTGCTCACGCTGCCGTTCTGGGCGGTGGAGAACGCCTTGGATTTTACGTGGCCTTTTGGCAGGGCGATGTGCAAGATCGTCTCGTATGTCACAGCTACCAGTATGTACGCCAGCGTGTTTTTCCTGACTGCCATGAGTGTGGCGAGGTACCGCTCCGTAGCGTCAGCGCTTAAGAGCGGACGCAGGCGCAAGCGCCCGTCTGCGCGCTGCGTCAGCGCCTTGATCTGGACGACAGCAGTCGTGGCCGCGTTGCCACATGCCATTTTCTCCACCACAGCCACTGTGTCCAACGAGGACCTGTGCTTGGTTAAGTTCCCGGATCGCAACGGCGACGCGCAGTTCTGGCTAGGTCTCTATCACCTCCAGAAGGTGCTACTCGGTTTTCTGGTGCCTTTTGGGATCATCTCAGTGTGCTACCTGCTACTGCTGCGTTTCGTAACCCACAAGCGTGCCAACGCGTCGGGCGCAAGAAGGCGCTCCAAAGTGACAAAATCCGTAACCATCGTGGTGCTGTGCTTCTTCTTGTGCTGGCTGCCTAACCAGGCATTGACAACTTGGGGTATCCTGATTAAGCTGAACGCCGTGCACTTCAGCTACGAGTACTACACGGCGCAGGTTTACGTGTTCCCCGTGACCGTGTGCCTAGCGCACTCCAACAGCTGCCTCAACCCGCTGCTCTACTGCCTCATGAGGAGAGAGTTCAGGAGAGCGCTCAAGGAGCTCTTTTGGCAGATCGCATCACCCTCCACTACAAACACGCGACCCTTCACAGCTTGCAGCAAACCAGATCCCGAGAAACAGGCGCGCTCTGTACTGCCACTCAGCACACCCGACCCTGGCCTTGTCTTCTACCCACCAGGGGTTGTGATGTATAACGGGAGAAATGACCTACTGCCGAACAGTACGTAg